The DNA region aatacgttaTAAAACAGATTCATCAGATAAATATACAACACTTGATGAAGCTCAAAAACCAAATGACATTACAGATTATTtagatgaaaatatatcacatgaattttatcaaaaaatgaaattagcaatatcaccaattaaaaaaaataataaaattaaaaaaataagtaaaaaaaaagttaaaaataaatatatttatgaaaataatatacctgataataatgaaaatatttatcatgataaaaaaatttgctatgAAAATCCAACATTTACAATGGATCAGTCACTTGATTCATCACTGACAAATTATCTTTTTGAACCAATAGCAACTAAAGATAATggtcatgatgatgattatgataatgttgatgttgaagatgaagatgatgatgatgataacaataatcatgaaaataaaagtgtaataaatgacaataaaaatcagTTAACATCAAAGGGAGGACAAAGCAAGTTGTCAATTGTTTTTGGTGAACCAGATagtattataacaaaaaatgcaTTATGgtgtgataaattaaataaaattgatacaaatattattaataatattaatgataaatcaatcaaGTTTAATGATGAtcaaaaaagagataaaaataattatgatagtgAAAATATGCCAGGTTTATCATGGTTTACTAATCGAGCAACTAGTTTTCGTTGGAAATATAATCGTGATGATACAAGCAGTATGTTCACAATAacaacaaacattttttttcaataattatttattaatattgtttatttatattattaatttattattattttcgtttattttatatacttttttttttttcctcatataATGTAGAATTGCAGTCATATCAAGGAATGGATTTTTTGGAaggattatcaaaaaaaaaacaacaacaaaatcatcatcattatcatcgtcataatcaaaattttcaacatcaacaatatttaaaaacaggAACAATTAATCCTCTTACTGCACAATCCTCCCTCAACATACATTTGcatggtattattttatttatgttaatttttatttgaaaaaagtatttatttatttgtcaataataaactttatacctaattatatttaataataatttatattatttatttctttttttttctagcgcTGTTTACTGCAATTGAGCATggtaatttagaaaaaattaaaacaattttggAAACAGCTGATGTTGATATTAAcaggtattatttatttataaaaaaaatttaatatatttttattgttattaataaataacttgttgaactaaataataatgcgttttttgaatttttatttagtgttAATAGTGATGGATTGTCACCATTAGATATTGCTGTGTTGTCAAATAATAAAgcattgattaaaatattaattgcacATGGATCACAAGAAGGAAATGAATGcaagtatttaataataataatggcatatagtattgtataaataattaaatgttatttaattgttaattaatttatttgtttagatAAAACAACAGAGTGTTTAGGTAGTCATTTGAGATCTATGCTATTATCAGTGGAACAAAGACTTGGTGAAATGGGTGGAAATAGTAATAATGGAACATTAGGTACAAGTGGAGCATTATTTTTAGATGCTGGAAGTACAAGAGCAAGTTTTTCAGCAgctcataataatttaactggATGTGGTGGTAATGCTGAAGAAAAACAAGTTGCACTTTGGGAACGAAGAATTGGTACATTAAGAAAACTCGTTAAAAGTTTCGATCAAACaagtaagtttattattattttaaattaaattattattgatattaattaattattgttgattattttagaACCACCTGATGTTCCATTGTGTGTTAATATAAGTGTTATTGGTAGTAAATCAGTAATGATTGAATTACAAGATACTGAAAATGATGAATCATATGCatgtacaaaatttaaaatacaatggagttttgatgatgatttttcaataattgctGGTGAAAAACAAGTtcttaatatgaaaaaaaaagaatgtcaAATTGATGGTCTTAtacaaggaaaaaaatattattttcgagCATGTTGTGGTAATTTAAAAGGTTacagtcaatttttattatcaagtccACCATATGTTGTACCAAGTAGTTGGCGTGATATTGATGGACAATTACCAAGATTTAGTGGTCGTCTTGAACAACTTGATGAGctatttaatgatattaaaagaCCAGAATATTCACAAGATACACCAGCTCTACAACGACGTAAtcataaaaagaaaacaacaattaaacaattatttacagCAACaagtaaatttcaaaaaattttacgtCGTGGTGTTTATTTAACTTGTCTTATTTATCATGAAGATAAAGTACTTGTTACAAATGAAGATTTTTTACCAGTTATTGAAGTTGATGAAACTTATCCAAGTTGTATATACAATGATTTTCATTGGTTAATGAAAGTATCATGTACATgggatgatattaaaatacttaAACAAGATATGGAAAGAAGTAATGGTAGTCCAGCAAATCATTTTCgtcttaaattattacaagcaGCAGCACAAATGCAAACAGCATTATGTATACAAGATTTAGGACAAGTATATTATAAACCAATAAGAGATATTCAAGGTACACTtgtattttcaacaataaattatattaaatcacCAAAATTAGTATCAGTACTTAATAGTAGATGGTTACCATTAAATaaagttatgaaaaaattagtaatacATGAAGATAGTAATGTTGCTGATATATTAATGGCAAGTATACAAGATCAAATGACGTATCATCAATTAAGtagtattaaattaacaaaaggtCTTTATTTgggttatttaaaaatgcaaagtAGTGTTGATTTAATACAAGTTGTTGTACCAACAAAAGCACCAAATTCATTACCACATTTTAAAATACGTGATAATTGTCATGTATCAGCTGAAGAATgggattatttaaaaaaaattaaaattaattttaatgaattaacaaatgattatcatgataatgaaataaataataataataaagatgaaataattgataataatagatataaataTGCAAATGAACAACAacgtttatttattgataatgttgCATCAACAGCAAGaagattattttcatatatggaaataaataatgatgaatcacTTAATCATCGATTATATGATGCTGAAGTTATTGAATTATCAGATGaagtatcatttttaataattgtaccACCAGCTGAAACAGCATGTTCTGTACCAGGTACAAgagaaattttattacaacgtggtgatttattatcattaccaaTTCAAGTATTTGAAATGGTACATTTATTAGcatatcaaaaaaatgttatacaACGTTATTCAAGATTAAGTTGTATACTTGAATTAGATACAATACATGCACAACATAATCATCGTGAAGCATTTAGTACAATTGAATTAACTgaagctaaaaataaattagctaaacttgaaaaatttcaaacacaAATGAATACAATATGGAAAGGTGCAAGATGGCTTATTGATGTTATAACATTTGCTAGAGATAGACAAACAACATCTggtatatcaattaaatatttattaaatattgaaagaaataataaaacaaatggaCTTAAAAGAACTTTACTTCAATTACCATCACGTGATACAAAAGTTGTTAAATCAAGTCCTGGTCGTGGTAGTTGGCCAGGTCCAAATATTagcattaataataataacaataataacaacaataataatattattaattcaggaaaaaaaaatttattaataactgaATTTAGTAAAAGTGAACAACACTTGACAACTgatatattaacaaatgattGTCGTTCAAGAAAAGCAAGTgatacatcaaatttttcaactggTTCTGAGCCAACAAAACCAACATCattatatattgatgatgacgatgatgatgatgttgataataatgatccTGGatcattaataaaacattcatCTATAATGCCACCATCAAAATCTGAAgatacattattaattaataaatatagtaattcatcatcaataaatactgCTGGTGTTACTAGTGGATTATCATTATCAGCATCAACTAGTCCACAATTTTATGTAAAACCTCTTGTATATGGTAATGCATTATTAAGTGATTCAGATTCATTACAATCAGTTAATAGTGATGAAATTAGTGGTGGTAGTAATTTACATCAACATTTAACtggtacaaataaaaaaaaaataaaagataaaacattaaaaataaaaagtaaaaaaccaACAGCAAGTGTTGCTGCAATGGcaagtaatttattattatcatcaacatcaacatcatcattaccaCCAATGAATACACATATTGATGATGTTAAAGATCAAATGGCATCGTCAACGTCAacgtcaacaacaacaacaatgccAGCTCCAATGCCTGGTATATTACAAGTATTTGCGGCCTATGATACAGGTTTAGCAGCAGGAACAAGTTTAAAACTTCATGTTACACCACGTACAACAGCACGTGAAGTTGTTGATCTTGTTGTTAAACAGCTCAATATGGCTGTTGTACTTAAAGGACAAGAAGGACCAATTTATACAGCTGATGAATTGCCTAATTTTTGTTTAGTTGCAGTTATTGGTGCTCGTGAACGTTGTTTACGAGATGATTTTAAACCATTACAATTA from Aphidius gifuensis isolate YNYX2018 linkage group LG5, ASM1490517v1, whole genome shotgun sequence includes:
- the LOC122858043 gene encoding uncharacterized protein LOC122858043 isoform X1; this translates as MSSREKPPPGLTIDRAAFLLLRVKRAFKKKKQQRKDKNTTSGESKTDIKSSSNLTTDGDKNYNDDCCRPAPLLRSKTLPSIIVPGLSILQKQLDARYTVNDTAGTTDIINRLSINTITTNDDSTSLHQTSSIKSNKFLTPRILFPDDNYASSGERRVSESGVEIRNRKGLHCSDDTKSLSSSGSSTGNSGHKVTTSQPLTRLARFLNQKPSIIRPDDNLRRLSWEKRDENKNNKIELTNSMTYNVPRSTSIDSIAYLHQDWTTVSSSSPMSARRFFDWRRGSGNDLTNDPLFSPASSRQSFSPCPSPTPSQLSQNLQTPLLRVRNSLTDRPSLIVSSNIGRRIKGHRAIIELQSYQGMDFLEGLSKKKQQQNHHHYHRHNQNFQHQQYLKTGTINPLTAQSSLNIHLHALFTAIEHGNLEKIKTILETADVDINSVNSDGLSPLDIAVLSNNKALIKILIAHGSQEGNEYKTTECLGSHLRSMLLSVEQRLGEMGGNSNNGTLGTSGALFLDAGSTRASFSAAHNNLTGCGGNAEEKQVALWERRIGTLRKLVKSFDQTKPPDVPLCVNISVIGSKSVMIELQDTENDESYACTKFKIQWSFDDDFSIIAGEKQVLNMKKKECQIDGLIQGKKYYFRACCGNLKGYSQFLLSSPPYVVPSSWRDIDGQLPRFSGRLEQLDELFNDIKRPEYSQDTPALQRRNHKKKTTIKQLFTATSKFQKILRRGVYLTCLIYHEDKVLVTNEDFLPVIEVDETYPSCIYNDFHWLMKVSCTWDDIKILKQDMERSNGSPANHFRLKLLQAAAQMQTALCIQDLGQVYYKPIRDIQGTLVFSTINYIKSPKLVSVLNSRWLPLNKVMKKLVIHEDSNVADILMASIQDQMTYHQLSSIKLTKGLYLGYLKMQSSVDLIQVVVPTKAPNSLPHFKIRDNCHVSAEEWDYLKKIKINFNELTNDYHDNEINNNNKDEIIDNNRYKYANEQQRLFIDNVASTARRLFSYMEINNDESLNHRLYDAEVIELSDEVSFLIIVPPAETACSVPGTREILLQRGDLLSLPIQVFEMVHLLAYQKNVIQRYSRLSCILELDTIHAQHNHREAFSTIELTEAKNKLAKLEKFQTQMNTIWKGARWLIDVITFARDRQTTSGISIKYLLNIERNNKTNGLKRTLLQLPSRDTKVVKSSPGRGSWPGPNISINNNNNNNNNNNIINSGKKNLLITEFSKSEQHLTTDILTNDCRSRKASDTSNFSTGSEPTKPTSLYIDDDDDDDVDNNDPGSLIKHSSIMPPSKSEDTLLINKYSNSSSINTAGVTSGLSLSASTSPQFYVKPLVYGNALLSDSDSLQSVNSDEISGGSNLHQHLTGTNKKKIKDKTLKIKSKKPTASVAAMASNLLLSSTSTSSLPPMNTHIDDVKDQMASSTSTSTTTTMPAPMPGILQVFAAYDTGLAAGTSLKLHVTPRTTAREVVDLVVKQLNMAVVLKGQEGPIYTADELPNFCLVAVIGARERCLRDDFKPLQLQNPWKKGRLYVRLKQDVLAALEHSSKLTAYL
- the LOC122858043 gene encoding uncharacterized protein LOC122858043 isoform X2, producing the protein MSSREKPPPGLTIDRAAFLLLRVKRAFKKKKQQRKDKNTTSGESKTDIKSSSNLTTDGDKNYNDDCCRPAPLLRSKTLPSIIVPGLSILQKQLDARYTVNDTAGTTDIINRLSINTITTNDDSTSLHQTSSIKSNKFLTPRILFPDDNYASSGERRVSESGVEIRNRKGLHCSDDTKSLSSSGSSTGNSGHKVTTSQPLTRLARFLNQKPSIIRPDDNLRRLSWEKRDENKNNKIELTNSMTYNVPRSTSIDSIAYLHQDWTTVSSSSPMSARRFFDWRRGSGNDLTNDPLFSPASSRQSFSPCPSPTPSQLSQNLQTPLLRVRNSLTDRPSLIVSSNIGRRIKGHRAIIALFTAIEHGNLEKIKTILETADVDINSVNSDGLSPLDIAVLSNNKALIKILIAHGSQEGNEYKTTECLGSHLRSMLLSVEQRLGEMGGNSNNGTLGTSGALFLDAGSTRASFSAAHNNLTGCGGNAEEKQVALWERRIGTLRKLVKSFDQTKPPDVPLCVNISVIGSKSVMIELQDTENDESYACTKFKIQWSFDDDFSIIAGEKQVLNMKKKECQIDGLIQGKKYYFRACCGNLKGYSQFLLSSPPYVVPSSWRDIDGQLPRFSGRLEQLDELFNDIKRPEYSQDTPALQRRNHKKKTTIKQLFTATSKFQKILRRGVYLTCLIYHEDKVLVTNEDFLPVIEVDETYPSCIYNDFHWLMKVSCTWDDIKILKQDMERSNGSPANHFRLKLLQAAAQMQTALCIQDLGQVYYKPIRDIQGTLVFSTINYIKSPKLVSVLNSRWLPLNKVMKKLVIHEDSNVADILMASIQDQMTYHQLSSIKLTKGLYLGYLKMQSSVDLIQVVVPTKAPNSLPHFKIRDNCHVSAEEWDYLKKIKINFNELTNDYHDNEINNNNKDEIIDNNRYKYANEQQRLFIDNVASTARRLFSYMEINNDESLNHRLYDAEVIELSDEVSFLIIVPPAETACSVPGTREILLQRGDLLSLPIQVFEMVHLLAYQKNVIQRYSRLSCILELDTIHAQHNHREAFSTIELTEAKNKLAKLEKFQTQMNTIWKGARWLIDVITFARDRQTTSGISIKYLLNIERNNKTNGLKRTLLQLPSRDTKVVKSSPGRGSWPGPNISINNNNNNNNNNNIINSGKKNLLITEFSKSEQHLTTDILTNDCRSRKASDTSNFSTGSEPTKPTSLYIDDDDDDDVDNNDPGSLIKHSSIMPPSKSEDTLLINKYSNSSSINTAGVTSGLSLSASTSPQFYVKPLVYGNALLSDSDSLQSVNSDEISGGSNLHQHLTGTNKKKIKDKTLKIKSKKPTASVAAMASNLLLSSTSTSSLPPMNTHIDDVKDQMASSTSTSTTTTMPAPMPGILQVFAAYDTGLAAGTSLKLHVTPRTTAREVVDLVVKQLNMAVVLKGQEGPIYTADELPNFCLVAVIGARERCLRDDFKPLQLQNPWKKGRLYVRLKQDVLAALEHSSKLTAYL